A single window of Desulfocurvibacter africanus subsp. africanus DSM 2603 DNA harbors:
- a CDS encoding NIL domain-containing protein has product MNNTVPAVRKLVSLSFPHSISSQPMVCNLARIYNLCFNILRAQITPRQEGFLTLEIFGSEEDYNRGIDYLKQQGIKIAPAAQHVARDEDSCTHCGMCTAICPTHALALDMKTRRIIFNAEKCSACGMCTRICPVRAMSLDVDYGALE; this is encoded by the coding sequence ATGAACAATACTGTCCCGGCGGTGAGGAAGCTCGTTTCGCTGAGCTTTCCCCACTCCATCTCCAGCCAGCCCATGGTTTGCAATTTGGCCCGTATCTACAATCTGTGCTTCAACATCCTTCGAGCCCAGATCACTCCTCGCCAGGAAGGTTTTTTGACCCTGGAAATCTTCGGGTCCGAGGAGGACTATAACCGAGGCATCGATTACCTCAAGCAGCAAGGAATTAAGATTGCTCCTGCCGCGCAACACGTGGCGCGCGACGAGGACTCCTGCACGCATTGCGGCATGTGCACGGCCATCTGCCCTACTCACGCGTTGGCTTTAGATATGAAGACGCGCCGGATAATCTTCAATGCTGAGAAATGCTCTGCTTGTGGCATGTGTACGCGCATTTGCCCCGTGCGAGCCATGAGTTTGGACGTAGATTACGGAGCTTTGGAATAG
- a CDS encoding PLD nuclease N-terminal domain-containing protein, which yields MFDFMRFNPTLLTSVVAGVAVFMLLSWWAIRDAFNKEFESTNEKVFWVQLSVLVPFLGGIVYILVGRKRGKKLQ from the coding sequence ATGTTTGACTTCATGAGGTTCAATCCAACGCTGCTCACCAGCGTTGTTGCCGGCGTGGCCGTCTTTATGCTCTTGAGCTGGTGGGCAATTCGGGATGCCTTCAATAAGGAATTTGAGTCCACCAACGAGAAGGTCTTTTGGGTACAGTTGTCAGTGCTCGTTCCCTTTCTGGGGGGAATTGTGTACATTCTCGTGGGAAGGAAGAGAGGGAAGAAATTACAATGA
- a CDS encoding PilZ domain-containing protein: protein MSSQRSFARVSTLINGRLRRIVPGRDRALFHDSSPTLSFSPQKLAEARLPEPLLEFLLSLDTKLDTLLSLASRQTMEQDFPTEIQVVEISAAGLSFVSLEQFSPGQRVEVVLTLSQAPLRMASALGEVVRVKVEGGERRQVLEFTSVRDRDRESIVQFVFQEERSQIRQAKWS from the coding sequence ATGAGCAGCCAGCGCTCGTTCGCTCGTGTCTCCACCTTGATCAACGGCCGGCTACGCCGCATTGTTCCCGGCCGTGATCGAGCCTTGTTCCACGACTCCTCCCCTACGCTATCCTTCTCGCCCCAGAAGCTTGCCGAGGCTCGTCTGCCCGAACCATTGCTTGAGTTTCTGCTCAGTCTGGACACCAAGCTGGACACGCTTCTTTCTTTGGCCAGCCGCCAGACCATGGAGCAGGATTTCCCCACGGAAATTCAAGTCGTGGAGATCAGTGCGGCGGGTCTCTCTTTCGTGTCCTTGGAGCAGTTTTCGCCTGGTCAGCGGGTCGAGGTGGTGCTTACCCTGAGTCAAGCGCCGCTACGCATGGCCAGCGCCTTGGGCGAAGTTGTGCGCGTCAAGGTGGAAGGCGGCGAGCGCCGACAAGTCCTCGAATTCACCTCCGTTCGCGACCGTGACCGCGAGTCCATCGTCCAGTTCGTATTCCAGGAAGAACGTTCCCAGATTCGACAGGCCAAATGGTCATAG
- the ybgF gene encoding tol-pal system protein YbgF, producing the protein MKRIPCHIALLAGLSVLTITGCASQADVNLLQAQVQQQATQQRNVQQRVNELETQLRQIQSQVQEVDKRLKSLLQLSTQNTSAQSAQANMWSEMESMRVQFAKLQGEMDTLVRENQLAEQQGLKPEAVRALMQEVEDMKTALQSQLAIDFEQLSKEEKAVKGDQGAQSSDPAQALYLRALDNFKKRNYMNAQSMWAEFVKAYPKHELVSNAIFWQGESFYQTGDFARAVLSYQDVITKYPKSNKIPAAMLKQGIAFKKIGKDKAGDLVLQELVKKYPKSAEAKRAKSFQ; encoded by the coding sequence ATGAAGCGTATTCCATGTCATATCGCTCTGCTCGCAGGTTTATCCGTTCTGACCATCACAGGTTGCGCCTCCCAGGCGGATGTCAATCTCCTACAGGCGCAAGTCCAGCAGCAAGCCACGCAGCAACGCAATGTTCAGCAACGCGTGAACGAACTGGAGACTCAGCTTCGCCAGATCCAGAGCCAGGTGCAGGAGGTCGATAAGCGCCTCAAGAGCCTGCTGCAGCTTTCGACCCAAAATACCTCTGCCCAATCCGCTCAGGCCAACATGTGGTCGGAGATGGAGAGCATGCGTGTACAATTCGCAAAGCTCCAGGGCGAAATGGATACCTTAGTCCGCGAAAACCAACTGGCCGAGCAGCAAGGCCTCAAGCCCGAAGCCGTCCGTGCCCTCATGCAGGAAGTCGAGGACATGAAGACCGCATTGCAGAGTCAGTTGGCCATTGATTTTGAGCAACTCTCCAAGGAAGAAAAAGCGGTCAAAGGTGACCAAGGAGCTCAAAGTAGCGACCCCGCGCAGGCACTTTACCTCCGCGCACTGGATAATTTCAAAAAGCGCAACTATATGAACGCGCAATCCATGTGGGCGGAATTCGTGAAGGCCTATCCCAAACATGAACTAGTCTCGAACGCTATCTTCTGGCAGGGGGAGAGCTTTTATCAGACTGGCGACTTTGCCCGGGCGGTGCTCTCCTATCAGGATGTAATCACTAAGTATCCCAAGAGTAACAAGATTCCGGCCGCCATGCTCAAGCAAGGTATCGCTTTCAAAAAGATCGGCAAGGACAAAGCCGGCGACCTGGTGCTGCAGGAATTGGTCAAGAAGTACCCGAAATCGGCCGAAGCCAAGCGTGCTAAATCCTTTCAATAG
- the lspA gene encoding signal peptidase II, producing the protein MKRRYIIALSLATIVFGLDQLTKLLVKANLRYGESINVIQGFFDLVHVHNRGAAFGFLNRADQSWQTWMFAGASALALVVILWILRKTPERDLWTIYGLGLVLGGAMGNLLDRVTQGFVVDFLDVYYRNWHWPAFNVADMSICLGAGGLILALWKSEHVPNPR; encoded by the coding sequence ATGAAACGACGTTATATAATAGCCTTGAGTCTTGCCACGATTGTGTTCGGCCTTGATCAGCTGACCAAGCTACTGGTCAAAGCCAATCTACGATATGGCGAGAGTATAAATGTCATTCAGGGCTTTTTTGACTTGGTGCACGTTCATAATCGGGGTGCAGCTTTCGGCTTCCTCAATAGGGCCGATCAGAGTTGGCAGACATGGATGTTCGCGGGAGCTTCGGCTTTAGCCCTCGTTGTAATACTCTGGATTTTACGCAAGACACCTGAACGTGATTTATGGACCATTTATGGGCTGGGTCTGGTGCTCGGCGGCGCCATGGGAAACTTGCTGGACCGTGTAACTCAAGGCTTTGTTGTCGATTTCCTGGACGTATATTACCGAAACTGGCACTGGCCGGCCTTCAACGTGGCTGACATGTCCATATGCCTCGGCGCGGGAGGACTCATCCTGGCCTTGTGGAAGAGCGAGCATGTTCCCAACCCTCGTTGA
- the mgtE gene encoding magnesium transporter, whose product MNIMTENESQQSKGHTTEAELPQSAPDLENAHPADAALHLENLPLEEQVRAVSGLPVQEAADSIVEMSRHDRIEIMRNLQPEAAAGLISAMALDDAADVLEELGYEHRDILLKYMGTEEAAEIKSLMAFDPDTAGGVMNTELLVLDEKLSVDEAIQLIRKEVEDKEIPYYAYIVDDAEHLVGVLSMRDLLLSKPRTVLGALIGTQSLISVTFDVDKEEVAHLISHYNFLAIPVVDYSDKLLGVVTVDDVIDIIHEEATEDMQTMVGAASDETVDSPWTYSMSRRLPWLTINILTSAASAWVVSLFEGTIAQMAFLAVLMPIVANQAGNTGQQALAVMIRQLAVKKLERKESWLAVLREAKIGLANGSIIATLVLGVVYFMTGQLSLASIMAMALFLDMLVGSLAGASIPLILRALGRDPAQASSIFLTTLTDSFGFFSLLGLAGIYLIG is encoded by the coding sequence GTGAATATCATGACTGAGAATGAGAGCCAACAAAGCAAGGGCCACACCACAGAGGCAGAACTCCCGCAATCGGCCCCGGACCTGGAGAACGCCCATCCGGCCGATGCCGCTTTGCATCTGGAGAATCTTCCCCTGGAGGAGCAGGTGCGCGCCGTCAGCGGCCTGCCTGTCCAGGAGGCGGCGGATTCCATAGTCGAGATGAGCCGACATGACCGCATCGAAATCATGCGCAACTTGCAGCCCGAAGCGGCTGCGGGACTCATTTCGGCCATGGCATTGGACGACGCGGCCGATGTGCTGGAAGAACTCGGATACGAGCACCGCGATATTCTGCTGAAGTACATGGGAACGGAAGAGGCCGCAGAGATAAAGAGTCTCATGGCCTTTGACCCGGACACGGCCGGCGGCGTCATGAACACCGAGCTGTTGGTCCTGGACGAGAAGCTAAGCGTGGATGAAGCCATCCAGCTTATCCGCAAGGAAGTCGAAGATAAGGAGATTCCCTACTACGCCTACATAGTGGATGATGCCGAGCATTTAGTAGGCGTGCTGTCCATGCGCGACCTGCTGCTTAGCAAGCCCCGGACTGTTCTCGGCGCACTCATAGGTACTCAGTCGCTCATTTCGGTGACTTTTGATGTGGACAAGGAGGAGGTGGCCCACCTCATAAGCCACTACAATTTTCTGGCCATACCGGTGGTAGATTACAGTGACAAGCTGCTTGGCGTGGTCACCGTGGACGATGTCATTGACATCATTCACGAGGAGGCCACCGAGGACATGCAGACCATGGTCGGTGCGGCTTCGGATGAAACCGTGGACTCACCCTGGACGTATTCCATGTCCCGCCGCTTGCCCTGGCTCACCATCAATATACTCACTTCCGCTGCCTCGGCCTGGGTGGTCTCGCTGTTCGAAGGCACCATAGCCCAGATGGCCTTCCTGGCCGTGCTTATGCCCATTGTGGCCAACCAGGCGGGAAATACAGGACAACAGGCCCTGGCGGTTATGATTCGGCAACTCGCCGTTAAGAAGCTCGAGCGCAAGGAGTCCTGGCTGGCGGTACTGCGGGAAGCCAAGATCGGGCTGGCCAACGGTTCCATCATCGCCACGCTGGTGCTTGGCGTAGTCTACTTCATGACGGGCCAGCTCTCTTTGGCATCGATAATGGCCATGGCCCTGTTCCTGGACATGCTTGTGGGCTCTCTGGCCGGAGCCTCGATCCCGCTCATTCTGCGTGCGCTTGGTAGAGACCCTGCCCAGGCCTCCAGCATCTTCCTGACCACGCTTACGGATAGTTTCGGCTTCTTCAGCCTCTTGGGGTTGGCCGGAATCTATCTGATCGGCTGA
- the lgt gene encoding prolipoprotein diacylglyceryl transferase has translation MFPTLVDLGPLTVHTYGLFIALAFLAGMAWASHEARQRGASVAMVQDIVFWSILAAIIGSRMLYVMINPGYFLRHPLDIFMFWKGGLVFLGGALLVALVIWFYLRSKRQPILFWADLLVPALPLGQAIGRLGCFAAGCCYGKECDLPWAVTFTNAGSLAPKNMTLHPTQLYHSLGDLTTFLILLFAKPFIKQPGQVLGLYLLVFPVFRVAVEFFRADFRGVMGPFSTTQVIAAALMPIGLWLTFFRKPQGA, from the coding sequence ATGTTCCCAACCCTCGTTGATTTAGGTCCACTGACCGTTCACACCTACGGCCTATTCATCGCTCTGGCCTTTCTGGCAGGGATGGCATGGGCCTCGCACGAGGCTCGGCAGCGCGGGGCTTCGGTGGCCATGGTCCAGGACATAGTTTTCTGGAGCATCCTGGCGGCGATCATCGGCTCCAGAATGCTCTATGTTATGATTAACCCAGGGTACTTTTTGCGCCATCCACTGGACATTTTCATGTTCTGGAAAGGCGGTCTGGTCTTCCTGGGTGGGGCTCTGCTGGTGGCTTTGGTTATTTGGTTTTATCTGCGCTCAAAGCGACAGCCCATCCTGTTCTGGGCCGATCTGCTCGTGCCGGCTCTGCCACTGGGCCAAGCCATAGGGCGTCTGGGCTGCTTTGCCGCAGGATGCTGCTATGGCAAGGAGTGCGATTTGCCTTGGGCCGTGACCTTCACTAATGCCGGCTCCCTGGCGCCCAAGAACATGACCTTGCACCCGACGCAACTCTACCATTCGCTTGGGGATCTGACGACCTTCCTGATCCTGCTGTTTGCCAAGCCCTTTATCAAGCAGCCTGGGCAGGTGCTAGGATTATACCTGCTCGTGTTTCCTGTATTCCGCGTTGCAGTCGAGTTTTTTAGGGCCGACTTCCGCGGAGTCATGGGACCTTTCAGCACAACACAGGTCATCGCCGCGGCACTCATGCCCATCGGTCTGTGGCTGACCTTTTTCCGTAAGCCCCAAGGAGCCTGA
- the ileS gene encoding isoleucine--tRNA ligase, which yields MSDYKKTLCLPETSFPMKANLKQREPETLNLWEEIDVLALMVKANEGNERYTLHDGPPYANGHIHMGTAMNKVLKDIIVKFKNMHGYRAEYVPGWDCHGLPIEHKVAQELKEKGKENLPAVTVRKICRDYATKFMKIQRDEFKRLGVFGTWSNPYLTMLPTYEAATARELGRFMANGSVYRGKKPIHWCICCETALAEAEVEYADHASPSIYVRFPVDDAAFSQKFSVASGKKAYLVIWTTTPWTIPSNMAVAVHPEYEYVLALVQGEVHVVASERLAALQKKFKWQDVEVLAVVTGKDLEGIKARHPFIDRVSPVVLADYVTLDTGTGLVHTAPGHGREDYETGLRYGLEVLSPLDDKGRFLPVVNELAGKTVIEANPEVIRILRERGALLAEEKLSHSYPHCWRCKQPVIFRATTQWFISMEKNDLRAKALRAIEKDVRWIPAWGRERIHAMIEHRPDWCISRQRTWGVPIIALICKDCDTAYTNSEWVFSVVDQFEKHPTGCDYWFETPVEKLAPAGLKCPHCGGGAWEKEDDILDVWFDSGTSFAAVLEQRPECTFPADLYLEGTDQHRGWFHSSLLASIGTRARPPYKSVLTHGYVVDGDGRKMSKSLGNVVAPQEIIDKYGAEVLRLWVSAVNYQEDVRISSEILDRLVDAYRRIRNTCRFILGNLSDFSPDKAVPFAEMGPVDRYALDLFRLNFEKVREAYQDFEFHKVFHTLHNLCVTDLSAFYLDVIKDRLYVSGKDSKERRAAQTVIWKTLLTLMQEMAPILCFTAEEVFRSLPEVLRPKGQTVFESRFTFDTEERLDAEERANLKLLPVLRAEVNKAAEPIRKSGTIGHSLDTHVTIYAPDSLLADLKVIGADLRELFIVSKVSLAAAEQAPADAYRSVETEGLAIKVEKASGVKCERCWVYDERTGEAGDFPGTCPRCARILTGVNC from the coding sequence ATGAGCGATTACAAGAAGACCTTGTGCCTGCCTGAAACGTCCTTTCCCATGAAGGCCAACCTCAAACAGCGTGAGCCTGAAACACTCAATTTGTGGGAGGAGATCGATGTCTTGGCCCTCATGGTCAAGGCCAATGAGGGCAATGAACGTTACACCCTGCACGACGGTCCGCCCTATGCTAACGGCCATATTCATATGGGTACGGCCATGAACAAGGTGCTCAAGGATATAATCGTTAAATTCAAAAACATGCACGGCTACAGAGCTGAGTATGTTCCAGGCTGGGACTGCCATGGTTTGCCCATTGAGCACAAAGTTGCTCAGGAGCTAAAGGAGAAAGGCAAAGAAAATTTGCCAGCTGTCACCGTGCGCAAGATTTGCCGAGATTATGCTACTAAGTTCATGAAAATCCAGCGTGATGAGTTCAAGCGCCTGGGGGTTTTCGGAACATGGAGCAATCCCTATTTGACCATGCTGCCCACCTACGAGGCTGCCACGGCCAGGGAACTGGGCCGGTTCATGGCCAATGGCTCGGTCTATCGGGGCAAAAAGCCCATTCACTGGTGCATCTGCTGCGAAACGGCTCTGGCCGAGGCCGAGGTCGAATACGCCGACCATGCCTCTCCGTCCATCTATGTCCGCTTCCCTGTGGATGATGCGGCCTTCAGCCAAAAATTTTCCGTTGCCTCTGGCAAAAAAGCCTACCTGGTTATCTGGACCACCACCCCTTGGACAATCCCATCCAATATGGCCGTGGCTGTGCACCCCGAATACGAGTACGTCCTTGCGCTCGTCCAGGGCGAAGTGCATGTAGTGGCCAGTGAAAGACTCGCAGCCCTGCAAAAGAAGTTCAAATGGCAGGACGTTGAAGTCCTGGCTGTTGTCACGGGCAAGGATCTGGAAGGCATCAAGGCCCGCCATCCGTTCATCGACCGCGTTTCGCCCGTGGTATTGGCCGACTATGTGACTTTGGATACTGGCACCGGCTTAGTGCACACCGCTCCCGGCCATGGCCGTGAAGACTACGAAACGGGCTTGCGCTACGGTCTGGAGGTGCTCTCGCCCCTGGACGACAAAGGCCGTTTCCTGCCCGTGGTAAACGAGTTGGCTGGCAAGACGGTTATCGAAGCCAATCCAGAGGTGATCCGCATCCTCCGTGAGCGCGGCGCCTTGCTGGCCGAGGAAAAGCTGTCCCACTCCTATCCGCATTGCTGGCGCTGCAAGCAGCCAGTCATTTTCCGCGCCACGACGCAATGGTTCATCTCTATGGAGAAGAACGATTTGCGCGCCAAGGCTCTGCGCGCCATTGAAAAGGACGTGCGCTGGATTCCAGCCTGGGGTCGCGAACGCATCCATGCGATGATCGAACACCGGCCGGATTGGTGCATCTCACGCCAGCGCACCTGGGGCGTGCCCATAATCGCCCTCATTTGCAAGGATTGCGATACGGCCTACACCAATTCCGAGTGGGTCTTCTCCGTTGTTGACCAGTTTGAGAAGCACCCCACGGGCTGTGATTACTGGTTCGAAACGCCTGTGGAGAAGCTGGCTCCGGCGGGCCTGAAATGTCCGCATTGCGGTGGCGGTGCCTGGGAAAAGGAAGACGACATCCTCGACGTGTGGTTCGACTCCGGCACCAGCTTTGCTGCCGTACTGGAGCAGCGTCCCGAATGCACCTTCCCGGCAGACCTGTACCTGGAAGGCACGGACCAGCACCGCGGCTGGTTCCACTCCTCCCTGCTGGCCTCCATCGGCACTCGCGCGCGACCGCCCTACAAGTCCGTGCTCACCCACGGTTACGTCGTGGATGGCGATGGCCGCAAGATGTCCAAGTCCCTAGGCAATGTCGTGGCCCCACAGGAGATAATCGATAAATACGGGGCCGAGGTGCTGCGCCTGTGGGTCTCAGCGGTCAACTATCAAGAGGATGTGCGCATCTCCAGCGAAATTCTTGATCGCTTAGTTGATGCCTACCGCCGTATCCGCAACACCTGTCGTTTCATCCTGGGCAACCTTTCGGACTTCTCACCGGACAAGGCAGTACCGTTTGCCGAGATGGGTCCAGTGGACCGCTACGCCCTGGATCTTTTTCGCTTGAACTTCGAGAAGGTGCGCGAGGCTTACCAAGATTTCGAGTTCCACAAGGTTTTCCATACCCTGCACAATTTGTGCGTGACCGACCTCTCGGCCTTCTATCTGGACGTGATCAAGGACAGGCTATACGTTTCCGGCAAGGACAGTAAGGAGCGGCGCGCGGCCCAAACGGTAATCTGGAAGACTCTATTGACCCTCATGCAGGAGATGGCCCCAATCCTGTGCTTCACGGCTGAGGAAGTCTTCCGTAGCTTGCCCGAAGTCTTACGGCCTAAAGGCCAGACAGTCTTCGAATCGCGCTTCACTTTTGATACCGAAGAGCGGCTTGATGCCGAGGAAAGAGCCAATCTGAAGCTGCTGCCTGTATTGCGCGCCGAGGTGAACAAGGCTGCAGAGCCCATACGCAAGTCCGGCACCATCGGCCATTCCCTGGACACGCATGTTACGATTTACGCCCCTGACAGCCTGCTCGCGGATCTCAAGGTTATTGGCGCCGATTTGCGTGAGCTGTTCATCGTATCAAAGGTGTCCTTAGCCGCGGCCGAACAGGCGCCAGCCGATGCGTATCGTAGTGTTGAGACGGAAGGCTTGGCCATCAAAGTCGAGAAGGCTTCGGGCGTGAAGTGCGAACGTTGCTGGGTCTATGATGAACGCACGGGTGAAGCAGGAGATTTTCCTGGCACTTGCCCGCGTTGCGCTCGCATCCTCACTGGCGTGAACTGTTAA